The following nucleotide sequence is from Pedobacter sp. PACM 27299.
GTTCCGTTACCGGAGCTCCGCCATCTTTAGTGATCATACCACCTGTAGTAGCTGTTGATTTAGAAGAAGCCGTTGCGTAATTGGTACTTAATGCTGGCAATATTGCAGGAGTGGTAAAAGTGACTTCATTGCCATAAGCGGTACCCTGACTATTGACTGCGTAAGCACGAACATAATATAAAGTGATCGGCTCTAAACCGGTCAGGTTACTTCTGAAAGTATTTCCTGTACCGCTGTCATTGCTGGTTTGATTTGGCGTTCCTACCATAGGATTTGGTGTGGTACTCCACACTAACCCTTGGTTGTTTACTGTTGCTGCCCCATCAGAAATGATGGTACCCCCACCGATAGCGGTGATCCCTGCAGAAGAAACAGTGACTTCCGAAGTGGTCAATGTAGGTACGATCAATGTAGTAAAGCTCAGTTCATTTCCATAGGCTGTACCTACGCTATTAATGGCATAAGCACGCATATAATAGGTAGTTCCAGCTTTTAAGCCTGGAATTGTGCTCAGGAAGCCTCCTTTTCCGAGCCCCGCCTGCACTGTTTTAGACTGAATCACGGTGTCCGGTCTGAAACCAGACTGAGTACTCCATACCATTCCTCTGGTAGTTGGTGCTGCGCCGCCATCATCAAAAATATCTCCTCCGGAAGTCGCTGCTGATCCGGTGATCGCAACTGCAGCTCTAGTGGTCAGCTGGGCCAATACCGGTGGATCTGTGGTAAAGTTCAGCAGGTTGGCATAGGTTGTTCCGGCAACATTTGTCGCATAAGCCTGTACGTAATAAGTAGTATTTGCTTTTAGGTTTTTAAGTGGACTTTCAAAGGCACCGCCCCCACTCTCATTGCTGGTTCTGTTCATCGTGATCGTATCCGGATTAAATACCGGTACCGGGCTGTACACCACCCCGCGAGCATATACATTAGATCCTCCTTCATCGGTTATATTACCTCCTGAGCTGGCAGTAGTACTGCCAGTTGCTTTTGAAAAAGCAGTAGTCAATACCGGCAATTGAGGGGTCATAAAGTTGACCACATCGCCATAGGTAATTCCTGCGCTATTGGTCACATAGGCACGCACATGATAAAGCGTATGCTGTTTTAATCCGGATATTTTTGTGGTAAAACTGCCGGTAAAATAGCCGGTTTCTGAAGTTTTATTTACGGTAACAGTATCCGGATTAAAGTTAAGATCTGTACTCCAAAGTACTCCTCTAGTGGTCACTAATGCACCGCCATTGGTTAAAATTGTACCACCGGCATTGGCCGTAGTAGTGGAAGCGGCAACAGCCGGATTGGTTTTCAGCGTGGCAAGGATTGGCGGCAAAGTGGTAAAGCTTTTTTCTTCAGCATAAGCGATGCCTACGGTATTCATCGCATACGCCCGCACATAATAAGTCGTATTTCCAAGGAGACCGCCTATTGGAGAAACAAAGTTCCCCATTCCTGCCCCATTTCCTAATTGCTGATCACTGATAGTAGGCAATTGATGTATACTCCAGCATACACCGCTCGAAGTAACCGGGGTACCTCCATTACTGGTAATCGTTCCGCCGGAAATGGCAGTCATGCTGCTGATCGTATTTGCCGCAATATCGCTTGTACTCAATTTCGGGAAACCGAAAGTGGTAAATTCTATTTCATTAGCGGCATAAGCGGTACCGGCACTATTGGTGACAAAAGCACGCACATAATATACAGTACCGGGTAATAAGTCGTTCATGGTCATACCGAAATTACCAGCTCCGAATGAGTTCCGTATTTTGGTGTTTGAATCTGCCGGATCGAAACCTTTCTGCGTACTCCAAACTAAACCGCGATCACTGATGACAGCTCCGCCGTTGCTGGAAATGGTACCTCCGCTATTTGCAGTTATTCCTTGCGGGCCACTAATCGCCGTCGTAGTACTGATGGTCGCCAGTACTGGTGGCGCAGTTACAAATTGCTGTACATTACCATAAGCGGGACCTGCACTATTGATGGCATAAGCACGTACATAGTAAGTTGTGCTTCCGATCAGCTCATTGATGCCCTGAACAAAATTACCAATTCCTGTCCCACCTGCGGTATGTGCATCATCGGTAGTTGGCAAACCTGCGGTACTCCAGCAAAGTCCACTTTGTAATACTGGTGTTCCGCCATCTGCAATAATATTACCTCCGCTACTTGCCGTATTTGCAGTAATGGAGTTCACTGGTAAAGTAGTCAAGGTCGCGATCGTTGCGGTGGTAAAAGTCAGTTCATTTCCATAAACCACACCAACTTCATTGATGGCATAAGCTCGTACATAGTACTTCGTTAATGGCAGTAAATCTTTCATTTCGGCAGAGAAAATTCCTTTCCCTGTGCCGCTCGCTTTATTGCCGTCTGTGATTTCCGGATCAGCTGTGGTGCTCCAGCAAATCCCTCTCGAGGATACAAAACTACCCCCATCATTGATAATTTCTGCTCTTGCAGAGGCGGTTATCCCACCTATATTTTCAATATTCAGCGTCGTGATTGCTGGTAATACAGCCGGGGCAGTCATGAATGTTTCTTCGTTTCCGTAAACCGTAGCGACGCCATTTCCTGCATAAGCACGTGCATAATATCTGGTACTGCCGGTTAGCCCGGTCAGGTAACTGCTAAACTGTGCTCCGGTTTCGCCATTGCTGACTACCGTTCCCCAGGTGCTTGGATTTGGGCTGGTGCCATAAGCGACGCCGCGGAAGGAAATCCCTGAGCCTCCAGGGTTTAAAATCTGTCCACCAGTACTGGCCGTAAAACTGCTGATTTGTGTCACCGGCAAGGTGCTGATACTGATGTACAATGGAGTGATGAAACTCATTTCCCTGGTATACACTGTACCTGCACTATTGGTCGCATAACCTTTTGCATAGTACACGGTACCCGGCAATAGCCCTTCCAGCTGCACATTAAATCCACCCACATCCCCAGGTTCTATTGCTTCCTGCTGCAGGTAAGTGAGTTTATCAGTGCTATAAGCGACTCCTTTGGATAAGATTTTTCCACCGCCGTTGTTTTGTATATATACCTGACCATGTGCCTGGGTATCTTTAATATTGTTGATGATTAGATTTTGAGCAGCAAGCGTAGGCAGCTGAGAAGCTGGTGTCACAAAAGTGAGCAGGTCTCCATACGCTTTTCCAAACTTATTTTCTGCATAAGCGCGGATATAATACGTCGTATTTCCGTACAAGTTGCTCAGGAAACTCTGATAAGTTCCAGCACCAGGGCCATCCTTGGTCTGGCCAGCTTCCCGGTCATCCCCAGGATCACCGGTTCTACTCCAATATACCCCTTTAGCAATAATGTCTGCATCGCCATTGCTGGTAATGATTCCACCGCCGGTAGCGGTCATATTGGTAATCGCTATTACCGGCTGTGTACTGACTTCCGGAATCCCTGGAATCAGGCTAAAAGTTTTATCGGCACCATAAGAAGTACCCACCACATTGGTGGCGTAAGCCCTCACATGATACACGGCATTTGGTTCCAGGCCGGTCATGGTGCTACTGAATACGCCAAGACCACTGCCGTTGCTGCTGCTGGAACTGTTGCTCAGTGATGGGCTCTCTAATAAATTCCAGACTACACCACGGGCAAGAATTGGCGCATCCCCGTCACTCAGCACTTCTCCACCACCTCTGGCTGTGTTGTTGAAGAAAGATCCCGCAGCAAGTGTACTTACTGTCGGATAATCCGGTGTGCGGAATACTTCTTCATTACCATAAGCCACACCCACTGCATTGATCGCGTAAGCACGTACATAATAAGTGGTAGCAGGCACTAAATTCTTGATTAGACTGTTGTAAGCCCCGCTGCCATCACCAGAAAAAGACTGCTCTGTTTTAGTGGGCAGCTCAATAGTTGGCGTAGGACTGCTGCTCCAGCAAATGCCCCTCACAGTAATTTGAACCCCACCATTATGGCTGATCTGACCTCCACTGTAAGCCGAGATTCCGGTTAAGTTGTTTGGCTTAATGGTGGTGATCAGCGCCAGTGAATTGGTGATGAAACTGGTTTCACTTGTATAAGCGGTTCCTGCAATATTGGTCGCATATCCTTTGGCAAAATAAGTAGTTCCGGGAGCCAGATTGGTTAGATTCCCAATGTACACGCCAATATCTGTTGGGTGAATGGTTTCTGAAGTTCCATGAATCCAGGTGATGCGATCGGTACTCCAGGTAAAACCTCTGTCGGAAACTACTGCTCCTCCATTGTTTAATATATTGACTTCGCCTTTGGCGGATTTATCGGTAATGTGGGTCAGGGTGACCGTTGCCGAACTCAATGCTGGAGGCACTGGCGGCGGCGTGGTAAAGCTCAGTAAATTACCGTAGGCGATGCCCATCGTATTTACCGCATAAGCCCTTACATAATAGGTGGTATTTCCTAATAAGCCCACTAATGAACTTGGGAAAACGCCTACTCCTGAACCATCGTTGGTCAGTATGGCATCTTTATCTGCTAATGGATCCCCTTTGATGCTCCAACGGATACCGCGGGCAGAAACCGGGCTGCCACCATCATCAGTAATGTCGCCGCCACTGATCGCATCAATACTGCTGATGCTGTTTAAATCTAAAGTAATAATAGTGGCCAGGTCGAAAAGCGTGGTAAATGTTTTGTCTTCCCCATACACGGTTCCCTGGCTATTGGTGGCATAAGCACGCAAATGATAAGTGGTATTTTGAAGCAAACCGCTCAATGTATTGCTGAATGAACCTAATCCAGCACCGGTAACATGATTTACTGTTTTTGTGTTTAAAGAAATGTCCGGGTTAGGGCTGATGCTCCAGCAAAAACCTCTTGCCGTCACATCAGATCCTGCATTGCTGATCACTTCGCCATGCGCCAATACGGTGGTTCCTTTAATATCGGTCACATCCAGGGTCAACACTTCGGCCATACATCTGATGTCCTGCCAAAGTATACCATCAAAATAACGCAGTGTTCTGGAACTTGCATTGAGGTAAAATGCACCGGTTTGTACGGAAAGGATGGCTGGATCTGTAGATAACACCGGGAGTTTAAAGGTCTGTGCTGCTGTTCCTGCTGCAAAACCTGTGCTTGGTGTGAATAGGCTTCTGCTCAGGTCTTGAATTTTCACCCATGCTGCTCCGTCATAAATCATGGCCGATTTCTGGATGGAGGAGAAGTAGATCGTGCCTGCTGTGATACTTTTCACTGGATCTTTAGCCAATACTGGCAAATAAGAAATCCCGGCTTTGACCATAAAATAATCCTCCGGACTCACCATTTGCATGGTATTCGTACACAGGGTTTCCCAGCTGCTGCCGTTATAGATTAAAGGTTTCGCCAGTACATTACTATAAATCAGCATTCCTGTTTTAGGACTGCTGATGCTTTGCGGGTCTACCACCGCCAAATGCGGGATACCGTTCAGTACGCTAAAAGAATGCTGTGCAACAGCAGTATTCCCTAGAAAGAGTAAAAATAGAAATACAGCGTACAGAATTCTTTTCAATGGTAGAGCGCTAATTTGTATAAAATGGAGGGTGGTTTATTTTCCTTCGTTGAATAGTTTAATCTTGATGTTAATCTCAAAATCTCCACCGGTTCGCTGGCGTTCACCGGCCAGCTGACTGGTGTAATACCCCTGGATCACATATCTATCGTAAGCCACACCTACCCCAAAACTGGAACTCTTGTCGCTATGGTACATTCCTAAAAATGAAAGGATGTTATTTTCCAGCTTCACATTGGTTCCGATGTCCCAGATGTTATCAATGTCTTTGGCGCCTCTGAAACTGATCTTTGGTTCAATGGAAACGACATCCAGGCTGGTTCCGATTTTATAGGAAGCGGCTACAAAATAAGTAGAGCCGTCTACCGTATTCTGATCGTCCTTCTGCATGAACTTCTTTAAGTTCGGCAGGGCACCCTGCAGGGTAAACCTTTGGTTGGTAAAGGCAATTCCGAAATCACCATCTACAAATGCTTTGCGCTGATTGAAGTTCTGCGCAGAGATGTCATCAGGTGCAGCGATGATGTTGTTGTTGTCTAGCTTTTCTTTCATCATGCCCAGTGAAACACCGAAATGCAGACTTCTATTGTCGCCGTTTAAGGGCAAATGATACGCATAAGTTCCCATCACCCGGGTACGTCCAATCAGTCCTGCATTGTCGTTGTAAACGGAAAGTCCCAATCCCACTTTTTCAAAGCGATAATCACCGGTCAGCGACATGGTGACTGGTGATCCTGGAATGGATCTCCATTGATTACGGTAACCTATATTTACATTTAGGCCTTCATTCATCCCTGCAAATGCAGGATTACTGAGGTATTGATTTTCATAATATTGGGCACCCAAAGGTCTGATCTGTGCCAAGGCATTCTGCCCTGCTGCAAACAGTCCCATCATTATACTTCCGCTAACTAAAATCCTCCGCACTACTAATTTCATCATGATCAATTTTATCTGATTATTTGTCTCTTACTATAGAAATAAATCCTGTTTTCTTACCCTTCCCAGAGTCTAAAGTCAGGATATAATAATACGTATCCTCTTGAAGCGGAATCCCGTTAAACATCCCATCCCAGGAATTGTCATAGCCAAACATGGTAAATACCACCCTACCCTCGCGGTCAAAAATCTTCAGCTCATTGTTAGGATAGAGTTGGATATTCTTCACGATCCAGGTATCATTCTTCCCATCACCATTTGGAGTGATCATGTTATTTCCTTCCAGATCTGCGTACGGTTTCGCTACCGAAGCCACCATACTCACCGCAGTAATGTCTGAAAGCAAGATTGCCTTGGCAAACAGCTGACCAATGTATCTGTGATCGGGGTTGACTACACTTTCCGTTACCTGAATAAAATCTTTGGCATTGTTGCTGGTCATCGGCGCATAAGTCAGCACCAGGTTTTTAGCTTCATTACCATTCAACTCTACATTCTCATAACTCAGGGCCAGTTCTCCATCAAAGCTGAGGGGTTTACTGAACCGATACATCCTTTGAATGCTGTTAAATTTCGGAAAAATCACCACCGAAGGCTGTTTACTGATCGTCAGGTTATTCAATTGCAGATCAGTGCTAGGTACCAGGGTTAATCCTTCCGTACTGAATACTGTTCCATTTTGAATAAAAAGACTTTCCGAATTCACTTTTAGCTGTGCCTTCAATTTTACTGCTGGTAAAAGCAGGAAACCGAAGGCTAGTGATGCGATTATTTTCTTCATTATGGTCTATTTTAATCCCTTTTATATCGGGCTTATTATTTCATTTCTGCTTCCAACTGGGCAACCGTTTCCGGCAAGCCCACAATCTTATTAGTTTTGGCTTCTACCAATACCATTGTTGGCGTAGAAAGCACAAAATACGCTGCAGCTTCCGGGCTTCTAATGCCCTGATCTGCCCTTTTATGTTTGAAGGAGCTCAGTTTTACTTTTGCCTTTTCCCAGGCTGGAATTTCCGTTTCCGTTTCATCCAGACTGATGGCAAACACGTCCATCATTTCTTTCTTTGCCGCATCCTGATACCAGGGATGTAATTTTTCCATCAACTCTTTACAATGCTGGCAATCTGCCGACCAGAATAAGACCAGTTTATATTTGGCTTCTGTTTTAAAATCGTGGAAAGGCACCGTTTTTCCCGATGCTAAATTCCATTTGAAATTTGGGGCTACAGCACCTACAGTTAGGGTCTCCATGCCTTTCAGTCTTTGCTCAATCGCTTTTCTTTTGCTCGTTAAACAGGAAGGATCATTCAGGTAAGGTTCCAGCATTTTAATACCGGCAGTCATGTTGAAACTTTCAAAGCCATTATAGAAATAGTCTACCATCCATCCGTAAACCTGTGGATTTCCCAGTTTTGCTTTTTCAATCGCTCTCTTTCCAGCAAGGGTAAACAGGGAATCACGGAGCTCTATGGTTTTAGACATTGCACCATAAATGTTCACATATTTATTCATCCATTCCTTTAGCTCATTGGTTTGAATAATTGCGGGATTCTTGAAATTCATGCCATCAAAATAGTGGTCAATTGCACTGTTCAAGCGATCTGTTTCTGTCCCGTTCCAAACGATTGGCGGGATGTGCTGGAACACAAATGTGTTGCTCACGAAAAGGTTTTTATATTGTTCGGTTTGTGCGGCTAACCATTTGTTGTAGATTTCACGTCTGCTGTCGTACTCAGCAGTGCCCATAAGGAAAAACTTAGCTGTTGGCTGGTCATAGTTCATCAGGAAATTCTGCAACAAACCAAGCTGTTCTCTTTTCTTAAAGTTTTCCATGCTGAAGCGGGTCATCAGGGTATTTTCCCTTTCGTCCTTTTGGAAGTAAGTGCTGTCTGGATTGGACAGTGATTTTGGTTTCACCCATAACTCCAGGTTTTGATCATTAATGAAAATGTGTTTTTCCGAAGGATATGGGTTGCTGCTTTCCTGTTCCTGGAAATCAAAACGCAATACGAATTCTGCGGGCAGCAATGTTTTTGGAATGTACAGTGTTGCCGTTTGCCCTTTATGGATTGCAGGATGTTCCACAACCGTTTTAATGGAAGCACCTGTTAAGGAAAGTAAGGAGATCTTACTTTTGGCTACTCCAGATAAATGTATTTTTAAACTGACATCCTGTGCCTGTACGGTGATAGACATCATACCCGTTAAGGCAATCGTCAGGATGATACTTTTAAATGGATTAATGGTCATCATTATGGCTTCAATTCTTTGTTATTTTAATCTTTTAAGGATCTGGTCGATCTGCTCCTGTTGTTTAGTCATTTGCGTTTTCAAGTCCTCAATTTCTTTTTGTTGTTCTTTTATGGCTTGAATCAGGATTCCCGTCAGCTGGGTATAATCTACTTTTAGAAAACCATCTTTGCCTTCTGTCACCATTTCAGGATATACTTTTTGTAATTCCTGGGCGATGACGCCGATTTTCGGTCCTGCTGCATATTTGCGCTGGTCTTTGTATTCGAACCTTACTCCCCTGATCTGATCGATCTTTTGAAGGGTGGAACTTAACGTTTCAATATGGTTTTTTAACCTGCGGTCTGATGGGGTGTAAAAGTTGGCGCGGATCGTTAAATTCTGTGCAAAAATGGCACTTCCATCGGTTTCAAAAGTGACGCCTTTTCCTGCCATCCCATCTGCACTGATGGCATTTCCAGCGAGGATCACATTGGTGGTAGCGGTATGGTTACCCAAATTGTCTTTTCCGGCAGCTGCCGCAGCAGTTAATCCTGCATCCAGGGTTTGCTTATTTACAGCGTCTAGTTTTTCGATTGGATCAGCAACATTGCTTAGTTTAAAATTACCCATATCCAAGTCTTTTAATGGCAAGCCAAATCCAGATAATGGGATGGCTGTTTTTTCAATTTCTGAGGCTTTACCTGCAGTGTTACCCACTAAAAAGTAATCCTTTTTCAGGGCGATTGCGTCCGGGTTAAATGACTTTGTATCCAGGTAGTTTTTCGTGACCGCGTCTTGTGCTTCGCTTGGATCAGCAAGGCCAGTAATTTTCACACTACCCATTGCCAATGGCGCTGTAGGTACAGCAAATCCTGTTAGTGAGATGGCTGATTTCTCAATTTCCGAAGCTTTGCCTGAAGCATCACCAATAAAGAATTTTCCTACGGCTAAAGCAGGAAGACCTGTTCCTGCTGTTCTTGAATCCACATAAGCTTTTGTGGCTGCATCCTGACCTGCATCAGGCTCGGCAAGGTTCATCAATTTAAAATTTGTGGTCCCATCGCCGAAAGAAATGTCTGCTTTTGGACCTGCAAAATCGCTCAGCGAAATGGCTGATTTCTTAAACGGCTCTGCCTTATTTACACTATTTCCAACCAGAATATGGTCTGTAGCTAAGGTCATCGTTGCTGGATTGGCCACCTTAAGATCCACATAAGCCTTCGTTGCAGCATCCTGAGGTTGTTTCGGATCAGCCATAAAATTGATCTGAAACATATTATTTACATTATCTGCATCTCCCATCTCAATATTCGCTATTGGCTTTGCAAATCCACTCAAGGGGATTTGAACTTTAGGAATCGCGGTTGCTTTTCCTGTCGCACTTCCAACAAACATATTGTCTTCAGGGAGTCTCAATAATTTTTCCGGGGCCGTAAAAAGACCATCTACATATTTCTTATTTACCCCATCAGTTTCTACTTTAGGTTCGGCAAGGTCAGTCAATATCACACCGCCAAAAGACACACTTTTTATCGGTACCCCAAAACCACTTAAAGGGATTGTATTTTTTAACACATCTGCTGCTTTCCCATTGGCATCCCCTACAAAAAAATTGTCTGCCGTTAAGTTCAAACTGGAAGCTGGGATCTTTAGTTCATCCACATATTTTTTAGTTACTGCATCCAATTCGGTCTCTGGCGCTTTCAGATTGGTAATTTTAAAACCAGCCATAGATAGCTCCTTAGTAGGATCAGCAAATCCAGTGATTGAGATGCCGCTTTTTAATATTGGGCTCGCCACATTCAGGTCACTACCAATTAAAAAGCTTCCCTTCGCCAGGGTAATTTTGTTGGGATTGATCGCTCTGGTATCTACATAATTTTTAGTAGCTGCATCCTGCG
It contains:
- a CDS encoding PorP/SprF family type IX secretion system membrane protein, which codes for MMKLVVRRILVSGSIMMGLFAAGQNALAQIRPLGAQYYENQYLSNPAFAGMNEGLNVNIGYRNQWRSIPGSPVTMSLTGDYRFEKVGLGLSVYNDNAGLIGRTRVMGTYAYHLPLNGDNRSLHFGVSLGMMKEKLDNNNIIAAPDDISAQNFNQRKAFVDGDFGIAFTNQRFTLQGALPNLKKFMQKDDQNTVDGSTYFVAASYKIGTSLDVVSIEPKISFRGAKDIDNIWDIGTNVKLENNILSFLGMYHSDKSSSFGVGVAYDRYVIQGYYTSQLAGERQRTGGDFEINIKIKLFNEGK
- a CDS encoding gliding motility-associated C-terminal domain-containing protein — protein: MKKIIASLAFGFLLLPAVKLKAQLKVNSESLFIQNGTVFSTEGLTLVPSTDLQLNNLTISKQPSVVIFPKFNSIQRMYRFSKPLSFDGELALSYENVELNGNEAKNLVLTYAPMTSNNAKDFIQVTESVVNPDHRYIGQLFAKAILLSDITAVSMVASVAKPYADLEGNNMITPNGDGKNDTWIVKNIQLYPNNELKIFDREGRVVFTMFGYDNSWDGMFNGIPLQEDTYYYILTLDSGKGKKTGFISIVRDK
- a CDS encoding tail fiber domain-containing protein — its product is MKFGIGRSLFYVFLLTLIYVFCGFESKAQTSLSGRFYISGASETPTSANSNYSIEGTFTDPAFIFSVSEILPGDIIADFAGQTYRIDKIVSIAGGKLTVDVTYLRGAAFDYLTYPTPYAMGALFRPTANGYSLGTFDPEYANDALKIAVMNAAIQDIDKDIRAFKSGTDAEIPKNPKFGDIFYNVTDKKLYAFTEKGWITLGGGVIASGTKSEFPNPAKAGEMFFNKDDNNTYIYNGALWFKISTNGSTPTGNTNPDPSVVKVREGDLFYNQSDHKLYVYNSIGWVSIDNVLSEGHIFVGNASNEAVSVPLSGDATLNSVGKLTINNLAILNEKLDKGNIPLSGFSFPTADVRMGNGTSNFAIKNLKGPSLANDAATKGYVDGLFADPAALTLPSNNFFVGSILNVATPTPKNLIPISGFDKAIDNVSMGVSGAGAKFKIVNLGEPLDPQDAATKNYVDTRAINPNKITLAKGSFLIGSDLNVASPILKSGISITGFADPTKELSMAGFKITNLKAPETELDAVTKKYVDELKIPASSLNLTADNFFVGDANGKAADVLKNTIPLSGFGVPIKSVSFGGVILTDLAEPKVETDGVNKKYVDGLFTAPEKLLRLPEDNMFVGSATGKATAIPKVQIPLSGFAKPIANIEMGDADNVNNMFQINFMADPKQPQDAATKAYVDLKVANPATMTLATDHILVGNSVNKAEPFKKSAISLSDFAGPKADISFGDGTTNFKLMNLAEPDAGQDAATKAYVDSRTAGTGLPALAVGKFFIGDASGKASEIEKSAISLTGFAVPTAPLAMGSVKITGLADPSEAQDAVTKNYLDTKSFNPDAIALKKDYFLVGNTAGKASEIEKTAIPLSGFGLPLKDLDMGNFKLSNVADPIEKLDAVNKQTLDAGLTAAAAAGKDNLGNHTATTNVILAGNAISADGMAGKGVTFETDGSAIFAQNLTIRANFYTPSDRRLKNHIETLSSTLQKIDQIRGVRFEYKDQRKYAAGPKIGVIAQELQKVYPEMVTEGKDGFLKVDYTQLTGILIQAIKEQQKEIEDLKTQMTKQQEQIDQILKRLK
- a CDS encoding TlpA family protein disulfide reductase; this encodes MMTINPFKSIILTIALTGMMSITVQAQDVSLKIHLSGVAKSKISLLSLTGASIKTVVEHPAIHKGQTATLYIPKTLLPAEFVLRFDFQEQESSNPYPSEKHIFINDQNLELWVKPKSLSNPDSTYFQKDERENTLMTRFSMENFKKREQLGLLQNFLMNYDQPTAKFFLMGTAEYDSRREIYNKWLAAQTEQYKNLFVSNTFVFQHIPPIVWNGTETDRLNSAIDHYFDGMNFKNPAIIQTNELKEWMNKYVNIYGAMSKTIELRDSLFTLAGKRAIEKAKLGNPQVYGWMVDYFYNGFESFNMTAGIKMLEPYLNDPSCLTSKRKAIEQRLKGMETLTVGAVAPNFKWNLASGKTVPFHDFKTEAKYKLVLFWSADCQHCKELMEKLHPWYQDAAKKEMMDVFAISLDETETEIPAWEKAKVKLSSFKHKRADQGIRSPEAAAYFVLSTPTMVLVEAKTNKIVGLPETVAQLEAEMK